A stretch of Geitlerinema sp. PCC 9228 DNA encodes these proteins:
- a CDS encoding photosystem I assembly protein Ycf3: protein MPRSQRNDNFIDKSFTVMADIILKMMPAKNKAKEAFAYYRDGMSAQSDGEYAEALENYYEALKLEEDPNDRSYILYNIGLIHTSNGEHEKALEYYHQALEENANLPQALNNIAVIYHYRGEQAKEAGNGDEADQWYDKAAEYWLQAIRLAPNNYIEAQNWLKTTGRSKADIFF, encoded by the coding sequence ATGCCACGCAGCCAACGCAACGATAACTTTATCGATAAAAGCTTCACCGTCATGGCAGATATTATTTTGAAGATGATGCCTGCCAAAAACAAAGCTAAAGAAGCCTTTGCCTACTACCGAGATGGTATGTCAGCGCAATCGGATGGGGAATATGCCGAGGCTTTGGAAAACTACTACGAAGCTTTGAAGCTGGAAGAAGACCCCAACGACCGCAGCTACATTCTTTACAATATTGGGTTGATCCACACCAGCAACGGCGAACACGAGAAGGCTTTGGAATATTACCACCAAGCTTTGGAAGAAAATGCCAATTTGCCCCAAGCTTTGAACAATATTGCTGTGATTTACCACTACCGCGGCGAACAAGCTAAAGAAGCCGGCAATGGTGACGAAGCCGACCAATGGTATGACAAGGCAGCAGAATACTGGCTGCAAGCGATTCGTTTGGCTCCCAATAACTATATCGAAGCTCAAAACTGGTTGAAAACCACGGGTCGCTCTAAGGCGGATATCTTTTTCTAA
- the gatC gene encoding Asp-tRNA(Asn)/Glu-tRNA(Gln) amidotransferase subunit GatC, translated as MMDREQVRKVAQLARLELTPEEEEQFESQLSQILDYFEQLRELDTENVPPTTRAIDTSNITREDEVRTYEHRDDLLNSAPDREDDFFKVPRILDQ; from the coding sequence ATTATGGATAGAGAACAAGTACGTAAAGTGGCTCAGTTGGCACGTTTGGAGCTAACCCCAGAGGAAGAAGAACAGTTTGAAAGTCAGCTCAGTCAAATTTTGGATTATTTCGAGCAGTTGCGGGAGCTAGATACGGAGAACGTTCCGCCGACAACTCGTGCGATCGATACCAGCAATATTACCCGCGAGGATGAAGTTCGTACCTACGAACATCGCGATGATTTGCTCAATTCGGCTCCCGATCGCGAGGATGATTTCTTCAAAGTGCCGCGAATTTTAGACCAATAA
- the dcm gene encoding DNA (cytosine-5-)-methyltransferase, whose protein sequence is MKNKTITTVELFAGIGGFRLACDRLGIQTIWANDINELAATVYRDRFRETEFVRGDIQSFKHLVPNHNLLTAGFPCQPFSSAGKKQGITDPKGTLFATIVEILHEKQPQFFVLENVKRLLSMDAGRHFGTILHALTELGYFLEWRLLNAMHFGLPQYRERTIIVGTKKSFTPSCYLATDEDLCTVSDRILSEITQFQNWWPITKHGKKFPTWGLAYQKKFYGITFKDFQNRFPTKRLKDVLQKDVDARFDFTEDTQKRLLQSTKVNRFYNSVEIIYNQKGGSRMGYTVFGIHGVAPTLTSTTSRHYERYSINGRFRRLTDVEYARIQGFPDHHCHLAPLYDRYALYGNAVPPAMVYWVIDRIINQKITKIESNFPVQMALFG, encoded by the coding sequence ATGAAAAACAAAACAATTACTACAGTGGAATTATTCGCTGGCATTGGGGGATTTCGTTTAGCATGCGATCGCTTGGGGATTCAAACAATTTGGGCAAACGACATTAACGAACTAGCGGCTACCGTCTATCGCGATCGATTTCGGGAAACAGAATTTGTTCGTGGCGATATTCAATCTTTCAAACATCTGGTTCCCAACCACAATTTGTTAACAGCAGGCTTTCCCTGCCAACCTTTCTCTAGTGCCGGTAAAAAACAAGGAATTACCGATCCCAAGGGAACGCTATTTGCTACGATTGTCGAAATTCTACATGAAAAGCAACCCCAATTTTTTGTGTTAGAAAATGTCAAGAGGTTGCTTTCTATGGATGCGGGAAGACATTTTGGTACTATTTTACATGCTCTCACTGAATTGGGGTATTTTTTAGAGTGGCGATTGCTTAATGCTATGCATTTTGGACTGCCTCAGTATCGGGAAAGAACGATAATTGTGGGAACCAAGAAAAGTTTTACACCTTCTTGTTATCTCGCCACAGATGAAGATTTATGTACTGTTAGCGATCGCATTTTATCGGAAATAACACAATTTCAAAATTGGTGGCCAATTACCAAACATGGTAAAAAATTCCCGACATGGGGACTAGCTTATCAAAAGAAATTTTATGGTATTACCTTCAAAGATTTTCAAAACCGTTTTCCAACCAAAAGACTAAAAGATGTTTTACAAAAAGATGTCGATGCGCGCTTCGATTTTACAGAGGATACCCAAAAACGCTTGCTTCAAAGTACCAAAGTCAACCGATTTTATAACTCTGTAGAAATTATTTACAACCAAAAAGGAGGTTCCCGTATGGGGTATACCGTTTTTGGGATTCATGGAGTAGCACCTACCTTAACATCAACAACCAGCCGCCATTACGAACGATATTCCATTAATGGAAGATTTCGCCGACTTACAGATGTTGAATATGCTAGGATTCAAGGATTTCCAGACCATCACTGTCACCTAGCACCATTGTACGACCGATACGCTTTGTACGGCAATGCTGTTCCTCCAGCAATGGTGTATTGGGTTATCGATCGCATCATCAATCAAAAAATCACAAAAATAGAATCAAATTTTCCGGTACAAATGGCGTTGTTTGGATAA
- a CDS encoding FkbM family methyltransferase gives MKLDLNYVTTRWHYLQQHPAFKKSPVQATFRILYWGVHCALGIPATIQLPRWNCKFFLPPKFRRAGSTGIFITREDYEPELAYLENVLSPGDVFVDGGANFGIYTVVAASLVGSSGRVLSFEPGEASFAILQKNIDINQFDNVTAFQAGLSDREGTARFYHVENAPNSYSLGSEAVPSGDFEEIITTTLNRVLETEGIDRLDVVKLDVEGAEEMVLRGSQATLERHRPMILFEISKSATRRLGLSQDGAWQFLEQLGYRFFALDENQQPVVLATPKLGNHIAIHKDNLDPQMAGASAHDRDAS, from the coding sequence ATGAAACTCGATTTGAACTATGTAACCACTCGCTGGCACTATCTCCAACAGCATCCTGCATTTAAAAAATCTCCCGTACAAGCAACATTTCGCATTCTGTACTGGGGAGTTCATTGTGCTTTGGGCATTCCTGCCACCATTCAACTACCGAGATGGAATTGTAAATTTTTCTTGCCTCCCAAATTTCGACGTGCAGGTTCTACAGGAATTTTCATTACCCGCGAAGATTACGAACCAGAACTTGCTTATCTGGAAAACGTACTGTCTCCTGGTGATGTTTTTGTGGATGGTGGGGCCAATTTTGGCATCTATACCGTTGTGGCTGCTAGTTTGGTTGGTTCCTCAGGGCGGGTTCTGTCATTTGAACCCGGTGAAGCATCATTTGCTATTTTACAGAAAAATATTGACATCAATCAGTTTGATAATGTTACTGCTTTTCAAGCGGGATTGTCCGATCGCGAAGGAACGGCTCGATTTTACCATGTTGAAAATGCGCCCAATAGCTATTCTTTGGGCTCAGAAGCTGTGCCAAGCGGGGATTTTGAAGAAATTATTACGACCACCCTCAATCGCGTTTTGGAAACGGAAGGGATCGATCGCTTGGATGTGGTGAAACTGGATGTGGAAGGAGCGGAGGAAATGGTGTTGCGGGGATCGCAAGCGACGTTGGAACGCCATCGACCCATGATTTTGTTTGAAATTAGCAAAAGTGCCACCCGGCGTTTGGGATTGAGTCAAGATGGCGCGTGGCAGTTTCTCGAACAATTGGGCTATCGCTTTTTTGCGCTTGACGAAAATCAGCAGCCAGTGGTGTTGGCAACTCCCAAGTTGGGCAATCATATTGCTATTCACAAGGATAATCTCGACCCGCAAATGGCTGGAGCGAGCGCGCACGACCGAGATGCTAGCTAG